A section of the Acanthochromis polyacanthus isolate Apoly-LR-REF ecotype Palm Island chromosome 1, KAUST_Apoly_ChrSc, whole genome shotgun sequence genome encodes:
- the LOC110964052 gene encoding PHD finger protein 21B isoform X2: MEVQGLQEALQVEIQCHQNPTLCKGLNELQNGQLAIRTCPVGSTKPLSLIKPSNQGISISVVPAKTPVSMVTAHINGQKAASSEQTTPINLQTFSSRRATELPPSQMLGTLTAVPIKVPQVSSLHRLAGQAATVLPQVRPKTQIPDSLPLVPLQELQPSGQQRTAVVSPKGPTLPTANSTFSPDRQPNGQSDASPSWGSDSGGSAQHASAGPGVAYAIIAASPAAGNGVSSVSEAVKVIIIQPQTPSSTDGPPGGDVPQDAQKKDEDPEKIAFMVALGLVTTEHLEEIQTRRQERKRRSTANPAYSGLFEPERKRLASHYLNSSLFLSARDSEDFCWKEDLEHDDHCAICKEDGELQLCHNCPRAFHPNCLHPPLKTPPRGPWYCPKCQKKVLNKENMSWPQNFVQSYVTHKTVRQEEKRRLLRRNTELKKECVHLEEQDKKLNLMLQHCVDLRDHLLGQQRDTQASLERLKALIRLIQRDQLIQVTMTTTATIAASLLSPSWIKPTSAATGPSAPPLQSSQDDVTN; this comes from the exons ATGGAAGTCCAGGGCCTGCAAGAGGCGCTCCAAGTGGAGATCCAATGTCATCAG AATCCCACGTTGTGTAAAGGCCTCAATGAACTCCAGAACGGACAG CTGGCGATCAGAACTTGTCCTGTCGGTTCAACTAAGCCTCTGTCACTCATCAAACCGTCCAATCAGGGCATCTCCATCTCCGTGGTTCCCGCCAAGACTCCCGTCTCCATGGTGACGGCACACATCAACGGACAGAAGGCGGCGAGTTCGGAGCAGACGACCCCGATCAACCTGCAGACGTTCAGCAGCCGGAGAGCCACAGAGCTGCCCCCCTCCCAG ATGCTGGGAACTCTTACTGCTGTTCCCATTAAGGTGCCTCAAGTCAGTTCCCTGCACCGGCTGGCAGGACAAGCAGCCACTGTGCTACCTCAG GTCAGGCCAAAGACCCAGATCCCGGACAGCCTTCCCCTGGTTCCCCTCCAGGAGCTGCAGCCGTCCGGCCAGCAGAGAACGGCGGTGGTGAGCCCTAAAGGCCCCACGCTGCCCACCGCCAATAGCACCTTCAGCCCCGACCGGCAGCCCAACGGACAGAGCGACGCCTCGCCGTCGTGGGGTTCCGACTCCGGAGGCTCCGCCCAGCACGCCTCAGCCGGACCCGGCGTCGCCTACGCCATCATCGCTGCCTCGCCCGCCGCCGGGAACGGGGTATCGTCGGTCAGCGAAGCCGTGAAG GTGATCATCATCCAGCCTCAGACTCCCAGCAGCACCGACGGGCCTCCAGGGGGCGACGTCCCTCAGGATGCCCAGAAGAAGGACGAGGACCCTGAG AAAATCGCCTTCATGGTTGCCCTCGGCCTCGTCACCACAGAACACCTGGAGG AGATCCAAACCAGGAggcaggagaggaagaggagaagcaCAGCCAACCCGGCCTACAGCGGCCTGTTCGAACCCGAG CGGAAACGTTTGGCGTCTCATTACCTGAACAGCTCTCTGTTCCTGTCAGCTCGAG ACTCTGAGGACTTCTGCTGGAAG GAGGACTTGGAGCATGACGACCACTGTGCCATCTGTAAGGAGGATGGTGAGCTACAGCTTTGCCACAACTGCCCCCGAGCCTTCCACCCCAACTGCCTCCACCCTCCACTAAAAACGCCCCCCAGAGGCCCCTGGTACTGCCCCAAGTGCCAGAAGAAG GTTctgaacaaagaaaacatgtcgTGGCCTCAGAATTTCGTCCAGTCATACGTCACACACAAGACAG tgCGACAGGAGGAGAAACGGCGGCTGCTGAGGAGAAACACTGAGCTGAAGAAGGAGTGTGTTCACCTGGAGGAACAAGACAAGAAGCTCAACCTGATGCTCCAG CACTGCGTGGACCTGCGGGACCACCTCTTGGGGCAGCAGAGGGACACTCAGGCGTCTCTGGAACGCCTCAAAGCTCTCATCAGGCTGATCCAGCGCGACCAGCTGATCCAGGTCACCATGACGACCACCGCCACCATTGCCGCCTCGCTGCTGTCCCCATCCTGGATCAAACCCACCAGCGCCGCCACCGGCCCCTCGGCCCCGCCCCTTCAGAGCAGTCAGGATGACGTCACTAActag
- the LOC110964052 gene encoding PHD finger protein 21B isoform X3, with translation MKQEPQNPTLCKGLNELQNGQKLAIRTCPVGSTKPLSLIKPSNQGISISVVPAKTPVSMVTAHINGQKAASSEQTTPINLQTFSSRRATELPPSQMLGTLTAVPIKVPQVSSLHRLAGQAATVLPQVRPKTQIPDSLPLVPLQELQPSGQQRTAVVSPKGPTLPTANSTFSPDRQPNGQSDASPSWGSDSGGSAQHASAGPGVAYAIIAASPAAGNGVSSVSEAVKVIIIQPQTPSSTDGPPGGDVPQDAQKKDEDPEKIAFMVALGLVTTEHLEEIQTRRQERKRRSTANPAYSGLFEPERKRLASHYLNSSLFLSARDSEDFCWKEDLEHDDHCAICKEDGELQLCHNCPRAFHPNCLHPPLKTPPRGPWYCPKCQKKVLNKENMSWPQNFVQSYVTHKTVRQEEKRRLLRRNTELKKECVHLEEQDKKLNLMLQHCVDLRDHLLGQQRDTQASLERLKALIRLIQRDQLIQVTMTTTATIAASLLSPSWIKPTSAATGPSAPPLQSSQDDVTN, from the exons ATGAAGCAGGAGCCGCAG AATCCCACGTTGTGTAAAGGCCTCAATGAACTCCAGAACGGACAG AAGCTGGCGATCAGAACTTGTCCTGTCGGTTCAACTAAGCCTCTGTCACTCATCAAACCGTCCAATCAGGGCATCTCCATCTCCGTGGTTCCCGCCAAGACTCCCGTCTCCATGGTGACGGCACACATCAACGGACAGAAGGCGGCGAGTTCGGAGCAGACGACCCCGATCAACCTGCAGACGTTCAGCAGCCGGAGAGCCACAGAGCTGCCCCCCTCCCAG ATGCTGGGAACTCTTACTGCTGTTCCCATTAAGGTGCCTCAAGTCAGTTCCCTGCACCGGCTGGCAGGACAAGCAGCCACTGTGCTACCTCAG GTCAGGCCAAAGACCCAGATCCCGGACAGCCTTCCCCTGGTTCCCCTCCAGGAGCTGCAGCCGTCCGGCCAGCAGAGAACGGCGGTGGTGAGCCCTAAAGGCCCCACGCTGCCCACCGCCAATAGCACCTTCAGCCCCGACCGGCAGCCCAACGGACAGAGCGACGCCTCGCCGTCGTGGGGTTCCGACTCCGGAGGCTCCGCCCAGCACGCCTCAGCCGGACCCGGCGTCGCCTACGCCATCATCGCTGCCTCGCCCGCCGCCGGGAACGGGGTATCGTCGGTCAGCGAAGCCGTGAAG GTGATCATCATCCAGCCTCAGACTCCCAGCAGCACCGACGGGCCTCCAGGGGGCGACGTCCCTCAGGATGCCCAGAAGAAGGACGAGGACCCTGAG AAAATCGCCTTCATGGTTGCCCTCGGCCTCGTCACCACAGAACACCTGGAGG AGATCCAAACCAGGAggcaggagaggaagaggagaagcaCAGCCAACCCGGCCTACAGCGGCCTGTTCGAACCCGAG CGGAAACGTTTGGCGTCTCATTACCTGAACAGCTCTCTGTTCCTGTCAGCTCGAG ACTCTGAGGACTTCTGCTGGAAG GAGGACTTGGAGCATGACGACCACTGTGCCATCTGTAAGGAGGATGGTGAGCTACAGCTTTGCCACAACTGCCCCCGAGCCTTCCACCCCAACTGCCTCCACCCTCCACTAAAAACGCCCCCCAGAGGCCCCTGGTACTGCCCCAAGTGCCAGAAGAAG GTTctgaacaaagaaaacatgtcgTGGCCTCAGAATTTCGTCCAGTCATACGTCACACACAAGACAG tgCGACAGGAGGAGAAACGGCGGCTGCTGAGGAGAAACACTGAGCTGAAGAAGGAGTGTGTTCACCTGGAGGAACAAGACAAGAAGCTCAACCTGATGCTCCAG CACTGCGTGGACCTGCGGGACCACCTCTTGGGGCAGCAGAGGGACACTCAGGCGTCTCTGGAACGCCTCAAAGCTCTCATCAGGCTGATCCAGCGCGACCAGCTGATCCAGGTCACCATGACGACCACCGCCACCATTGCCGCCTCGCTGCTGTCCCCATCCTGGATCAAACCCACCAGCGCCGCCACCGGCCCCTCGGCCCCGCCCCTTCAGAGCAGTCAGGATGACGTCACTAActag
- the LOC110964052 gene encoding PHD finger protein 21B isoform X4: MKQEPQNPTLCKGLNELQNGQLAIRTCPVGSTKPLSLIKPSNQGISISVVPAKTPVSMVTAHINGQKAASSEQTTPINLQTFSSRRATELPPSQMLGTLTAVPIKVPQVSSLHRLAGQAATVLPQVRPKTQIPDSLPLVPLQELQPSGQQRTAVVSPKGPTLPTANSTFSPDRQPNGQSDASPSWGSDSGGSAQHASAGPGVAYAIIAASPAAGNGVSSVSEAVKVIIIQPQTPSSTDGPPGGDVPQDAQKKDEDPEKIAFMVALGLVTTEHLEEIQTRRQERKRRSTANPAYSGLFEPERKRLASHYLNSSLFLSARDSEDFCWKEDLEHDDHCAICKEDGELQLCHNCPRAFHPNCLHPPLKTPPRGPWYCPKCQKKVLNKENMSWPQNFVQSYVTHKTVRQEEKRRLLRRNTELKKECVHLEEQDKKLNLMLQHCVDLRDHLLGQQRDTQASLERLKALIRLIQRDQLIQVTMTTTATIAASLLSPSWIKPTSAATGPSAPPLQSSQDDVTN, encoded by the exons ATGAAGCAGGAGCCGCAG AATCCCACGTTGTGTAAAGGCCTCAATGAACTCCAGAACGGACAG CTGGCGATCAGAACTTGTCCTGTCGGTTCAACTAAGCCTCTGTCACTCATCAAACCGTCCAATCAGGGCATCTCCATCTCCGTGGTTCCCGCCAAGACTCCCGTCTCCATGGTGACGGCACACATCAACGGACAGAAGGCGGCGAGTTCGGAGCAGACGACCCCGATCAACCTGCAGACGTTCAGCAGCCGGAGAGCCACAGAGCTGCCCCCCTCCCAG ATGCTGGGAACTCTTACTGCTGTTCCCATTAAGGTGCCTCAAGTCAGTTCCCTGCACCGGCTGGCAGGACAAGCAGCCACTGTGCTACCTCAG GTCAGGCCAAAGACCCAGATCCCGGACAGCCTTCCCCTGGTTCCCCTCCAGGAGCTGCAGCCGTCCGGCCAGCAGAGAACGGCGGTGGTGAGCCCTAAAGGCCCCACGCTGCCCACCGCCAATAGCACCTTCAGCCCCGACCGGCAGCCCAACGGACAGAGCGACGCCTCGCCGTCGTGGGGTTCCGACTCCGGAGGCTCCGCCCAGCACGCCTCAGCCGGACCCGGCGTCGCCTACGCCATCATCGCTGCCTCGCCCGCCGCCGGGAACGGGGTATCGTCGGTCAGCGAAGCCGTGAAG GTGATCATCATCCAGCCTCAGACTCCCAGCAGCACCGACGGGCCTCCAGGGGGCGACGTCCCTCAGGATGCCCAGAAGAAGGACGAGGACCCTGAG AAAATCGCCTTCATGGTTGCCCTCGGCCTCGTCACCACAGAACACCTGGAGG AGATCCAAACCAGGAggcaggagaggaagaggagaagcaCAGCCAACCCGGCCTACAGCGGCCTGTTCGAACCCGAG CGGAAACGTTTGGCGTCTCATTACCTGAACAGCTCTCTGTTCCTGTCAGCTCGAG ACTCTGAGGACTTCTGCTGGAAG GAGGACTTGGAGCATGACGACCACTGTGCCATCTGTAAGGAGGATGGTGAGCTACAGCTTTGCCACAACTGCCCCCGAGCCTTCCACCCCAACTGCCTCCACCCTCCACTAAAAACGCCCCCCAGAGGCCCCTGGTACTGCCCCAAGTGCCAGAAGAAG GTTctgaacaaagaaaacatgtcgTGGCCTCAGAATTTCGTCCAGTCATACGTCACACACAAGACAG tgCGACAGGAGGAGAAACGGCGGCTGCTGAGGAGAAACACTGAGCTGAAGAAGGAGTGTGTTCACCTGGAGGAACAAGACAAGAAGCTCAACCTGATGCTCCAG CACTGCGTGGACCTGCGGGACCACCTCTTGGGGCAGCAGAGGGACACTCAGGCGTCTCTGGAACGCCTCAAAGCTCTCATCAGGCTGATCCAGCGCGACCAGCTGATCCAGGTCACCATGACGACCACCGCCACCATTGCCGCCTCGCTGCTGTCCCCATCCTGGATCAAACCCACCAGCGCCGCCACCGGCCCCTCGGCCCCGCCCCTTCAGAGCAGTCAGGATGACGTCACTAActag
- the LOC110964052 gene encoding PHD finger protein 21B isoform X1, with product MEVQGLQEALQVEIQCHQNPTLCKGLNELQNGQKLAIRTCPVGSTKPLSLIKPSNQGISISVVPAKTPVSMVTAHINGQKAASSEQTTPINLQTFSSRRATELPPSQMLGTLTAVPIKVPQVSSLHRLAGQAATVLPQVRPKTQIPDSLPLVPLQELQPSGQQRTAVVSPKGPTLPTANSTFSPDRQPNGQSDASPSWGSDSGGSAQHASAGPGVAYAIIAASPAAGNGVSSVSEAVKVIIIQPQTPSSTDGPPGGDVPQDAQKKDEDPEKIAFMVALGLVTTEHLEEIQTRRQERKRRSTANPAYSGLFEPERKRLASHYLNSSLFLSARDSEDFCWKEDLEHDDHCAICKEDGELQLCHNCPRAFHPNCLHPPLKTPPRGPWYCPKCQKKVLNKENMSWPQNFVQSYVTHKTVRQEEKRRLLRRNTELKKECVHLEEQDKKLNLMLQHCVDLRDHLLGQQRDTQASLERLKALIRLIQRDQLIQVTMTTTATIAASLLSPSWIKPTSAATGPSAPPLQSSQDDVTN from the exons ATGGAAGTCCAGGGCCTGCAAGAGGCGCTCCAAGTGGAGATCCAATGTCATCAG AATCCCACGTTGTGTAAAGGCCTCAATGAACTCCAGAACGGACAG AAGCTGGCGATCAGAACTTGTCCTGTCGGTTCAACTAAGCCTCTGTCACTCATCAAACCGTCCAATCAGGGCATCTCCATCTCCGTGGTTCCCGCCAAGACTCCCGTCTCCATGGTGACGGCACACATCAACGGACAGAAGGCGGCGAGTTCGGAGCAGACGACCCCGATCAACCTGCAGACGTTCAGCAGCCGGAGAGCCACAGAGCTGCCCCCCTCCCAG ATGCTGGGAACTCTTACTGCTGTTCCCATTAAGGTGCCTCAAGTCAGTTCCCTGCACCGGCTGGCAGGACAAGCAGCCACTGTGCTACCTCAG GTCAGGCCAAAGACCCAGATCCCGGACAGCCTTCCCCTGGTTCCCCTCCAGGAGCTGCAGCCGTCCGGCCAGCAGAGAACGGCGGTGGTGAGCCCTAAAGGCCCCACGCTGCCCACCGCCAATAGCACCTTCAGCCCCGACCGGCAGCCCAACGGACAGAGCGACGCCTCGCCGTCGTGGGGTTCCGACTCCGGAGGCTCCGCCCAGCACGCCTCAGCCGGACCCGGCGTCGCCTACGCCATCATCGCTGCCTCGCCCGCCGCCGGGAACGGGGTATCGTCGGTCAGCGAAGCCGTGAAG GTGATCATCATCCAGCCTCAGACTCCCAGCAGCACCGACGGGCCTCCAGGGGGCGACGTCCCTCAGGATGCCCAGAAGAAGGACGAGGACCCTGAG AAAATCGCCTTCATGGTTGCCCTCGGCCTCGTCACCACAGAACACCTGGAGG AGATCCAAACCAGGAggcaggagaggaagaggagaagcaCAGCCAACCCGGCCTACAGCGGCCTGTTCGAACCCGAG CGGAAACGTTTGGCGTCTCATTACCTGAACAGCTCTCTGTTCCTGTCAGCTCGAG ACTCTGAGGACTTCTGCTGGAAG GAGGACTTGGAGCATGACGACCACTGTGCCATCTGTAAGGAGGATGGTGAGCTACAGCTTTGCCACAACTGCCCCCGAGCCTTCCACCCCAACTGCCTCCACCCTCCACTAAAAACGCCCCCCAGAGGCCCCTGGTACTGCCCCAAGTGCCAGAAGAAG GTTctgaacaaagaaaacatgtcgTGGCCTCAGAATTTCGTCCAGTCATACGTCACACACAAGACAG tgCGACAGGAGGAGAAACGGCGGCTGCTGAGGAGAAACACTGAGCTGAAGAAGGAGTGTGTTCACCTGGAGGAACAAGACAAGAAGCTCAACCTGATGCTCCAG CACTGCGTGGACCTGCGGGACCACCTCTTGGGGCAGCAGAGGGACACTCAGGCGTCTCTGGAACGCCTCAAAGCTCTCATCAGGCTGATCCAGCGCGACCAGCTGATCCAGGTCACCATGACGACCACCGCCACCATTGCCGCCTCGCTGCTGTCCCCATCCTGGATCAAACCCACCAGCGCCGCCACCGGCCCCTCGGCCCCGCCCCTTCAGAGCAGTCAGGATGACGTCACTAActag